ATAGTCGTAGACATAGCTACAATCGCAATTATTGTAGGCATTATACCTACACTTTCAAAACTTAAAAAAGTTATAAAAACAAATATAGGAATAATCGTATATTCAACAGTATAATCTATACCTAAAAAGAAAATTGTCAACAAATTTATTCTATTTTTAGTTTGTTTTAAAAAATCAAAAACCCCATCAACCACCTTAGGCTTCAAATGATCCATTTTTATTCTAGATAAAGGAATTAAAGAAGTCAATAACATTAAACTACTTAAAATAACTAAATATTGTTTATTTAAAAATATTAAAAAACCAGCACCCACTAAAGGAGCAACTAAACCTCCTGTCTGCCTTACAACCATTAAAAATCCAACTTGTTTTCCGACTCCAGCCCTTGGATGAACACATTCATTAAATACAAACCAGTGTGCAACCCAATAAAATGAATCTGCTATAGCTAGACAAATTGCCAATGCAACCAACAAGGGCCAGTCATAGTTAGTGGGATATAATAACAAAAAACTTCCTATATGCGCAATAATTGCGATAATAATTGTTTTCTTTGCACCATACCAAATAACAAATTTTCTTGCTAAAAAATTAAGTGCAACATCAGTTGCATTAAAAATAATCAGAAACAAAATGACTTGCTTTAATGGAAATCCCGCACTTAATAATAAAATCGGAATAAATATGCTTACTAAACTTACTCCAATAGTATACAACCAGATAGAAAACTCTAATTTAGACAAATCTGACTTAAAATATTTATAGAAATTTGCATAATAATGTTTTAGTACTCTCATTTCAACCTCTTTTAATTAAATTAAAGATACAGTCTTTAAAAACATTTTTATTTATAAACCTTTATATATCTCTCTTAATTTAAACTAAATATGCAAAAAACTAAATATTACTCCTGGAAAAAAGGGAATTTAGCCAAAGGCTGTCAATTATGCATAAAAGGTCAAAAAATGGTTTTGTTCATAACAGGCTTATGCCACAAACATTGTTATTTTTGTCCAATCTCAGAAAAGAAATTTAACAAAGATGTTTTTTACATCAATGAGCTTAAAACTAATAATCTAAAAAAAATCTTAGAAGAAACAAAAAAAGGAAATTCTTTAGGTTGTGGTATTACTGGTGGGGATCCTTTAATGAAAATTAAAAGAACGACAAAATTAATAAAATTCTTAAAAAAAACATTCAAAAATAAATTCCATATTCATTTATACACACCTTTAGAATTAGTAAATGAAAGCAATTTAAAACAACTAAATCAAGTGGGCTTAGATGAAATTAGATTTCATCCATCTCTAGATTCAAATAGATTATGGAATAAAATTTCCTTAGCAAATAAATTCAAATGGGGTATAGGTGTAGAAATTCCTCTTTTACCAAATAAAGAAAAAGAAATCAAACAATTATGTGATTTTATAGATGATAAAGTCGATTTTCTAAATTTAAATGAACTTGAAGTTTCAGATACAAATTCTGATGCTTTGATTAAAATGGGCTTTAAAATAAAATCAAAAGATTCATTTGCAGTAAAAGGAAGTGAAAAATTGGGATTAAAAATTTTAAAGTATTGTAAAAATAAACATTATAATATCCATCTATGTACTGCAAAATTAAAAGATAAAATTCAATTCACAAATAGAATAATCAAATACGCTCAAAGCACTGCAAAACCTTATGATTTAATAACAAAAGAAGGTATGCTTAAACATGGTGCAATTTACACTAAAAACCCTAAAACAACCTATAATCTACTTATTAAAAAATTTAAAGTACCTAAAAAACTTCTAGAAATGGATAATAAAAACAAAAGAATATTAACTGGAGATTGGATTGTTTTAGAATTAAAAGATAAACTAAAACAATATAAACTTGCAATTATAGAACAATATCCAACAGCAGAAAAAACAGAAATAGAGGTTACATACCTATGACAGTACAATATGACCAACATTTTATGATTAACAAAGAAGTTTTAAAATATATTGGAAACCTAACTAAAAAGAAAGATAAAGTTTTAGAAATTGGTGCAGGACATGGAGAACTTACTCAATTCTTAAATGGAAAAATTACTTCTTTAGAAATAGATCAAGATTTATTCAAACTTTTAAAAGCTAAGATTAAAAATGTTAATTTTATTAATACAAATGCACTAAAATATAATTTAAATAATTTTGATATAATCCTAGGAAATCTTCCTTATTACATTTGCGAA
This genomic interval from Candidatus Woesearchaeota archaeon contains the following:
- a CDS encoding MFS transporter codes for the protein MRVLKHYYANFYKYFKSDLSKLEFSIWLYTIGVSLVSIFIPILLLSAGFPLKQVILFLIIFNATDVALNFLARKFVIWYGAKKTIIIAIIAHIGSFLLLYPTNYDWPLLVALAICLAIADSFYWVAHWFVFNECVHPRAGVGKQVGFLMVVRQTGGLVAPLVGAGFLIFLNKQYLVILSSLMLLTSLIPLSRIKMDHLKPKVVDGVFDFLKQTKNRINLLTIFFLGIDYTVEYTIIPIFVFITFLSFESVGIMPTIIAIVAMSTTIVIGKLADKWGKSKFIILGAFWIAIIWLLRIQNISELTRIFLYVTLVFAELGVLFIMVPLDARLVKDRHQKSLLDTSTYRNFGYMFAHAVTLTVLYFAANVFEMAFVLALLAITSLGILNWIFIDYNNKSNNGIKT
- a CDS encoding radical SAM protein, yielding MQKTKYYSWKKGNLAKGCQLCIKGQKMVLFITGLCHKHCYFCPISEKKFNKDVFYINELKTNNLKKILEETKKGNSLGCGITGGDPLMKIKRTTKLIKFLKKTFKNKFHIHLYTPLELVNESNLKQLNQVGLDEIRFHPSLDSNRLWNKISLANKFKWGIGVEIPLLPNKEKEIKQLCDFIDDKVDFLNLNELEVSDTNSDALIKMGFKIKSKDSFAVKGSEKLGLKILKYCKNKHYNIHLCTAKLKDKIQFTNRIIKYAQSTAKPYDLITKEGMLKHGAIYTKNPKTTYNLLIKKFKVPKKLLEMDNKNKRILTGDWIVLELKDKLKQYKLAIIEQYPTAEKTEIEVTYL